Proteins from a genomic interval of Niabella soli DSM 19437:
- a CDS encoding ParA family protein, which yields MAKVIGVANQKGGVGKTTTAINLAASFAVLEYKTLLVDADPQANSTTGVGFELQNITHSLYDCMANQAPAKEVTLKSEIPNLDLIPSHIDLVGAEIEMINYPNREAVLKGILEAVRDEYDFIVIDCSPSLGLITVNALTAADSVVVPVQCEFFALEGLGKLLNTIKIVQSRLNTELVIEGILMTMYDSRLRLCNQVVSEVRRHFEDKVFDTIIHRNSKLSEAPSFGKPAILYDAASKGALNYLNLAKEILQKNDMTKIANEDKIIE from the coding sequence ATGGCAAAAGTAATCGGCGTAGCAAATCAGAAAGGCGGTGTGGGTAAAACAACAACAGCTATTAACCTGGCAGCAAGTTTTGCGGTGCTGGAATATAAAACCCTGTTGGTGGATGCAGACCCGCAGGCGAACAGCACCACTGGCGTAGGATTTGAATTGCAGAATATTACCCATAGCCTTTACGACTGTATGGCCAACCAGGCGCCTGCAAAGGAGGTGACGCTAAAAAGCGAGATTCCCAACCTGGACCTGATCCCTTCGCACATTGACCTGGTAGGGGCGGAGATCGAAATGATCAATTACCCTAACCGGGAAGCAGTATTAAAAGGTATTTTGGAGGCTGTCAGAGATGAATATGACTTTATTGTGATCGACTGTTCGCCCTCTTTGGGTTTGATTACGGTAAATGCCCTTACCGCGGCCGATTCGGTTGTAGTGCCTGTGCAATGCGAATTTTTTGCCCTGGAGGGACTGGGTAAATTGTTGAACACCATCAAGATCGTGCAAAGCCGGTTAAATACAGAATTGGTAATTGAAGGTATTTTGATGACGATGTACGACAGTCGCCTGCGTCTTTGTAACCAGGTGGTGAGCGAAGTGCGCCGTCATTTTGAAGATAAAGTGTTTGACACGATCATTCATCGCAATTCCAAACTGAGTGAGGCCCCCAGCTTTGGCAAACCGGCGATCCTTTATGATGCTGCCAGTAAAGGCGCATTGAATTATCTGAACCTGGCAAAAGAAATTTTGCAGAAAAATGATATGACCAAGATCGCGAACGAAGACAAAATAATTGAATAG
- a CDS encoding metallophosphoesterase gives MRNASMWWVMILIMLLIDLYIFIAVRSSLFGYSTHRNRVIFAGIYWLVTALSFSVILVVPRLPASGAGQLGRSVLFTIVFALFLAKLLAAVFFLVDDLRRVAQWAAGKLFSANNEVSEVSGADSDTISRSGFLTWLGIAAGGTLFSSLIYGFSNKYNYKIKKVALSFPNLPEAFKGFKMIQLSDIHSGSFTNKAAVNRGIDMILKENADLILFTGDLVNNMAVEMKEYIDTFSRLKAPMGVYSTLGNHDYGDYHSWSSAEEKKANLDHLKAVHGQMGWRLLLDEHLPLEKNGAQIGLIGVQNISGKARFHSYGNMAEAMKGAENYPFKILMSHDPSHWDSEVNKKYPDVDLMLSGHTHGMQFGVEIPGLRWSPVQYVYKQWAGLYEKGHQKLYVNRGYGFIGYPGRVGILPEITVFELT, from the coding sequence ATGCGCAATGCTTCAATGTGGTGGGTCATGATCTTGATAATGCTTTTGATTGACCTGTATATATTTATAGCGGTACGTTCCTCTTTGTTTGGCTATTCCACGCATCGCAACCGGGTCATTTTTGCCGGCATTTATTGGCTGGTGACGGCGTTATCCTTTAGCGTTATCCTGGTTGTTCCCCGTTTACCGGCCTCCGGCGCCGGCCAATTGGGCCGAAGCGTGCTTTTTACCATTGTTTTCGCCCTGTTCCTGGCTAAACTACTGGCCGCGGTGTTTTTTCTGGTAGATGACCTGCGCAGGGTTGCACAATGGGCGGCAGGCAAATTATTTTCTGCCAATAACGAAGTGAGCGAGGTTTCGGGTGCCGACAGCGACACCATTTCCCGCTCGGGCTTTCTGACCTGGCTGGGCATAGCGGCCGGTGGCACGCTGTTCTCTAGTCTTATTTATGGATTCAGTAATAAATACAATTATAAAATAAAAAAGGTGGCGCTTTCCTTTCCCAATCTGCCGGAGGCCTTTAAGGGATTTAAAATGATCCAGCTCTCGGATATTCACAGCGGAAGTTTTACCAATAAGGCGGCCGTTAACCGGGGCATTGATATGATCCTGAAGGAAAATGCCGATCTGATCCTCTTTACCGGCGACCTGGTGAACAATATGGCTGTTGAGATGAAGGAGTACATCGATACCTTTAGCAGGCTGAAAGCCCCAATGGGTGTGTATTCCACGTTAGGGAATCATGACTATGGCGACTATCATTCCTGGAGCAGCGCCGAAGAAAAAAAGGCCAACCTGGACCATCTGAAAGCCGTTCACGGGCAAATGGGCTGGCGCTTATTGCTGGATGAGCACCTGCCCCTGGAAAAAAACGGGGCGCAGATAGGGTTGATCGGGGTGCAGAATATCAGCGGGAAAGCCCGGTTTCATTCTTATGGAAATATGGCGGAAGCCATGAAGGGGGCGGAGAATTATCCTTTTAAGATCCTGATGAGCCACGATCCGTCACACTGGGATAGTGAGGTCAATAAAAAATATCCCGATGTAGACCTGATGCTGAGCGGCCATACCCATGGTATGCAGTTTGGAGTAGAAATACCCGGCTTACGCTGGAGCCCCGTACAATACGTTTATAAACAATGGGCCGGTTTATATGAAAAAGGGCATCAAAAACTATATGTAAACCGGGGTTATGGCTTTATTGGATACCCGGGCAGGGTGGGTATCCTGCCGGAGATCACGGTATTTGAGCTTACATAA
- a CDS encoding porin family protein — protein sequence MNHSKKILFVFALLACYCISNAQFHLGVKVGTNLTKIDGKSFNEEFKFNYLAGAFAEIGAGKKFSVNPELLFSQTTATVSDNYNDPLHPFSTSQTKAKLNYLSIPILLDYKLAGPLHLQAGPQFSIATSKDKTLLQEGGDAFTSGDFSFVAGIQLKVMKFRVSGRYVAGMSNINDINKSEKWKSQAIQVAVGFAIF from the coding sequence ATGAACCATTCAAAAAAGATCCTCTTCGTCTTCGCCCTCCTGGCCTGCTATTGTATCAGTAACGCCCAGTTTCACCTCGGTGTAAAAGTGGGAACCAATCTTACCAAGATAGACGGTAAGTCATTTAATGAAGAATTTAAGTTTAATTACCTGGCAGGCGCTTTTGCTGAAATTGGCGCAGGCAAAAAATTCAGTGTTAATCCGGAGTTGCTTTTTAGTCAGACCACAGCCACTGTATCTGATAATTATAATGACCCGCTGCACCCGTTCAGCACCAGCCAGACCAAGGCCAAGCTGAATTATTTATCGATCCCCATCCTGCTGGATTACAAATTAGCCGGCCCCCTGCACCTCCAGGCCGGGCCGCAGTTCAGCATCGCCACCAGCAAGGATAAAACCCTGTTGCAGGAAGGCGGGGACGCTTTTACAAGCGGCGATTTTTCCTTTGTAGCCGGGATTCAGCTAAAAGTAATGAAGTTCCGCGTCTCCGGGCGGTATGTAGCGGGCATGAGCAATATCAATGATATTAACAAGTCGGAAAAATGGAAAAGCCAGGCCATACAGGTAGCAGTGGGCTTCGCGATCTTTTAA
- the lon gene encoding endopeptidase La: MKFEINLKPEDEMDFMPIIPLNESEGDEHLDELPDEIALLPLRNTVLFPGVVLPITVGRDKSILAVNEAYKGNKFIGVVAQKDSNQENPEPADLEPVGTVAKVIKLIKMPDGGTTVIIQGRSKFAIESITTSDPYFKATIKRIVDAEAPVDADFEAHIANIKDLATNIIQQSPNIPSEASIILKNIEKPSFLIHFVSSNLNTTMEEKQRLLEITDIRERAANLMQLLQKELQFVELKNKVTNKTRTELDKQQREYFLQQQLKSIKEELGGDTNSQEIKEMQKKAETKKWPETAKEAFKKDIEKLERMHPSTPDYSVIYNHVDFLLDLPWEEYTEDHYDLKNAKQTLDHDHYGMARIKERILEYLAVLKLKGDMKSPILCFLGPPGIGKTSLGKSIAGALGRKYIRLSLGGLHDESEIRGHRKTYIGAMPGRILQSLRKVKSSNPVIVLDEIDKVGNDMRGDPSSALLEVLDPEQNNTFYDNYLELEYDLSKVLFIATANNIQTIQPALRDRLEIIDLSGYAIEEKIEIAKRHLIPKQKELHGLAKNNIRFSDKVLAQLIADYTRESGVRELDRVLASVMRNQAKKVAMEEPLKSPLTAEALEEILGKAKYNNDLYKTVNLPGVAVGLAWTYVGGDILFIESSLSDGKGELHLTGNLGNVMKESATTALTYLKSNAEKYKIDPSLFQKKNLHIHVPEGATPKDGPSAGITMMTSIASALLGRKVKPYLAMTGEITLRGQVLPVGGIKEKILAAKRAGLKEIIVCAQNSKDVSEVEAGFIKGLKFHYVNKMEEVLQIALGL, encoded by the coding sequence ATGAAATTTGAAATAAACCTGAAGCCGGAAGACGAAATGGATTTCATGCCAATTATTCCGCTGAACGAAAGTGAGGGAGATGAGCACCTGGATGAGTTGCCGGACGAGATAGCATTATTACCCTTAAGAAATACTGTTTTATTCCCCGGCGTTGTTTTACCCATTACCGTGGGAAGAGATAAAAGCATTCTGGCCGTAAATGAGGCTTATAAAGGCAATAAATTCATTGGCGTAGTGGCCCAAAAAGACAGCAACCAGGAAAATCCGGAGCCCGCCGATCTGGAGCCGGTAGGGACCGTTGCAAAAGTGATCAAATTAATCAAAATGCCGGACGGCGGCACCACCGTTATTATACAAGGCCGCAGCAAATTCGCGATTGAAAGTATTACCACCAGCGACCCCTATTTCAAGGCAACCATCAAACGCATCGTTGACGCGGAAGCGCCGGTTGATGCAGATTTTGAAGCCCATATCGCCAATATTAAAGACCTGGCCACCAATATCATTCAGCAATCGCCCAATATCCCTTCTGAAGCATCGATCATCCTGAAAAATATTGAAAAGCCTTCTTTCCTGATCCATTTTGTAAGCAGTAACCTGAATACCACAATGGAGGAAAAACAGCGTTTGCTGGAGATCACGGATATACGGGAGCGCGCCGCCAACCTGATGCAGTTATTGCAAAAGGAACTACAGTTTGTAGAGCTCAAAAACAAAGTAACCAACAAAACCCGTACGGAGCTGGATAAACAGCAGCGGGAATACTTTTTACAACAACAACTAAAAAGTATTAAAGAAGAGCTGGGTGGTGATACCAACAGCCAGGAAATAAAGGAAATGCAAAAAAAGGCCGAAACAAAAAAATGGCCGGAAACTGCCAAAGAAGCCTTCAAAAAAGATATTGAAAAACTGGAGCGGATGCACCCCAGCACGCCGGATTATTCAGTGATCTACAACCATGTGGATTTTTTGCTGGACCTGCCCTGGGAGGAATATACCGAAGATCATTACGATCTGAAAAATGCGAAACAGACACTGGATCACGATCATTACGGCATGGCCAGGATCAAAGAGCGCATCCTGGAATACCTGGCCGTATTGAAATTAAAGGGAGATATGAAAAGCCCGATACTTTGTTTCCTGGGCCCTCCGGGGATCGGAAAAACTTCATTGGGCAAAAGTATTGCCGGCGCGTTGGGACGTAAGTATATCCGTTTAAGCCTGGGTGGGCTGCACGATGAAAGTGAGATCCGCGGTCATCGTAAAACTTATATCGGTGCCATGCCCGGCCGCATCCTGCAATCGCTCAGAAAAGTAAAAAGCAGTAATCCTGTAATTGTGCTGGACGAGATCGATAAAGTAGGCAATGATATGCGTGGCGATCCCAGCAGCGCCCTGCTGGAAGTATTGGACCCGGAACAAAACAACACTTTTTACGATAATTACCTGGAGCTGGAATATGACCTCAGCAAGGTGCTGTTCATCGCTACGGCCAATAATATCCAAACTATACAACCCGCGCTGCGCGACCGTTTGGAGATCATTGACCTGAGCGGATATGCTATTGAAGAAAAAATTGAAATTGCCAAGCGGCATTTAATCCCCAAGCAAAAGGAATTGCACGGGCTTGCGAAAAACAATATCCGTTTTTCCGACAAAGTGCTGGCGCAGCTTATCGCCGATTATACCCGCGAAAGCGGCGTGCGGGAGCTGGATCGTGTGCTGGCAAGCGTGATGCGCAACCAGGCGAAAAAAGTAGCGATGGAAGAACCCTTAAAATCGCCTTTGACCGCCGAAGCCCTCGAGGAAATATTGGGCAAAGCCAAATACAACAATGATCTGTATAAAACGGTAAACCTGCCGGGCGTGGCCGTGGGTTTGGCCTGGACGTATGTTGGGGGAGATATTCTTTTTATTGAGTCCAGTCTCAGCGATGGAAAAGGCGAATTACACCTTACCGGCAACCTGGGCAATGTAATGAAGGAAAGCGCCACCACTGCATTAACCTACCTGAAATCAAACGCAGAAAAATATAAGATAGATCCTTCTTTATTTCAAAAGAAAAACCTGCACATACATGTTCCCGAAGGCGCTACGCCCAAAGACGGGCCCAGCGCGGGTATCACCATGATGACGTCTATAGCCTCGGCTTTATTGGGAAGAAAAGTAAAACCTTACCTGGCTATGACGGGCGAGATCACGTTGCGCGGACAGGTATTGCCGGTGGGCGGTATCAAAGAAAAAATTCTTGCCGCAAAAAGAGCCGGCTTAAAAGAAATTATTGTTTGCGCTCAAAACAGCAAGGATGTTTCCGAAGTGGAAGCCGGTTTTATTAAAGGACTTAAATTCCATTACGTAAACAAAATGGAAGAGGTGCTGCAAATCGCCCTGGGGCTTTAG
- a CDS encoding Crp/Fnr family transcriptional regulator, whose protein sequence is MNKDSLIQFIQQVLPMSPVKVEQLVENFRPMQIERNGHILKAGKVCNTSHFIEKGIIRSYTYDFEGNEVTTAFYLKNDFASDQLSFFKRSPAKEYLQAITDCETWYITYENMQAAFHALPEFREFGRLNIISYYGDLKNRMLSMLQETAEQRYSNLLHSSPELFQNVPLKYIASYLGITDTSLSRIRKEFAKK, encoded by the coding sequence ATGAATAAGGATAGTTTAATTCAGTTCATACAACAGGTATTGCCAATGAGCCCGGTAAAAGTGGAGCAGTTGGTGGAAAATTTCAGGCCTATGCAAATTGAAAGAAACGGGCATATTCTGAAAGCGGGCAAAGTTTGCAATACCTCTCATTTCATTGAAAAGGGTATTATCCGATCTTACACTTATGACTTTGAGGGTAATGAAGTAACAACTGCATTTTATTTGAAAAACGATTTTGCGAGCGACCAGCTTTCCTTTTTTAAAAGAAGTCCGGCAAAAGAATACCTTCAGGCAATTACCGATTGTGAAACCTGGTATATTACTTATGAAAATATGCAGGCAGCCTTTCATGCCCTCCCTGAATTTCGTGAATTTGGACGATTGAATATTATTAGCTACTACGGTGATTTAAAGAACAGAATGTTGTCGATGTTGCAGGAAACGGCAGAGCAGCGCTACAGCAATTTGCTCCATTCGAGTCCGGAGCTCTTTCAAAACGTCCCTTTAAAATATATTGCCTCCTACTTGGGCATCACAGACACTTCGTTAAGCAGAATAAGAAAAGAATTTGCAAAGAAATAG
- the rpe gene encoding ribulose-phosphate 3-epimerase, translating to MAIIAPSLLAANFLKLQEAVEMVNSSEAEWLHLDVMDGQFVPNISFGPMVIEFVKKVTTKVCDVHLMIEEPSRYFEQFKKTGADHINIHIETCPRLHQDIQQIKAMGLKAGVAINPHSPAWLLSDIIRDVDIVLVMSVNPGFGGQRFIPHTIDKIKEIKQLIVEKDAHALINIDGGVTLENAAEIVAAGADALVAGSTVFGAKDPVAAIHKLKNA from the coding sequence ATGGCGATTATTGCACCCTCACTGCTGGCGGCAAATTTTCTTAAGTTACAGGAAGCAGTGGAAATGGTCAACAGCAGCGAAGCGGAATGGCTGCACCTGGACGTGATGGATGGCCAGTTCGTACCCAATATCAGCTTTGGGCCGATGGTGATTGAGTTTGTAAAAAAAGTAACCACTAAGGTTTGCGATGTGCACCTGATGATTGAAGAACCTTCGCGGTATTTTGAACAATTTAAAAAAACGGGGGCCGACCATATTAATATTCATATTGAGACCTGCCCACGGCTGCACCAGGATATTCAACAGATAAAAGCAATGGGTTTAAAAGCCGGTGTAGCTATTAATCCGCATAGCCCGGCATGGTTACTGAGTGATATTATCCGCGACGTGGATATTGTTTTAGTGATGAGCGTAAATCCGGGGTTTGGCGGGCAGCGCTTTATTCCACATACGATCGATAAAATAAAAGAGATTAAACAATTGATCGTGGAAAAAGACGCGCATGCGCTCATCAATATTGATGGGGGCGTTACACTGGAAAACGCCGCTGAGATTGTAGCCGCCGGAGCCGATGCATTAGTGGCGGGGAGTACCGTGTTTGGCGCGAAAGACCCGGTTGCCGCCATACATAAGCTTAAAAACGCCTGA
- a CDS encoding DUF5686 and carboxypeptidase regulatory-like domain-containing protein, which yields MRNLLFPLLIIINTGGFSLCAQEYMVSGKVLDAKLQPVAFATVRLKGQPTGQFTKEDGSYALSLPKGIYELVVTMLGYQAQVVKIVVDKDNVQRHIILTDAVKLLDDVTVSSRFKDHAADYIREVIRRKDAIEAAHGAYSVMLYIKAVQIDSLRQRAKKNKPDKDTVRNTIDPLLKQMAMAELSVKLDYESMNRFKEERLGVAKRGNVGRLFRLTITDGTFNLYDNLMKVPSVAVTPFLSPVSYSGMIAYRFKTLKTEAYGNHRKYTIAVIPGKLSNATISGKIVIDDSLWVIHEAHFTLPKYHLADYDYFEVDQRYGFTDSAWMLQRETFTYYSKRNKGTISGTTTVAYKDYQLRKKFERNYFGTELSAATVEAYRRDSNFWKQARTEPLTSKELEFIKYRDSIYTVTHSKAYLDSVDRALNKVTLGKLLYKGQPLSDHEKGTIVSFPALSMMINPFAVGGLRLMLPVRYNKVDPVTRKTWNIYGDVNYGFLNKDVNGRLQLSHKYNPFTQANYTVSLVRDFASFFEGDAWINQLKRVNYYLDNSINIGWGRELVNGLHLNAKMGISLRRSLAGYKTYSFIDSLSKDVGEGDNKVKNFDPYNAFYSDLSLRYTPFQPYIREPNEKIILNSKWPTAFINWRKGVPGLFNSKVHFDYLEFGFDQTLKLGLAGVSSYTIKTGSFLNAKELSVVDYKYQRRGDPILFMNPSNAFQSLDSTFPVFKRFYEAHYLHEFNGAILNKIPLLKKIGLREVIGGGFLVAPEKNLRYGEAYAGIERVIKVPLLNIGKVKLGIYTVGSLSNQFRHPVQFKVGLTTWDLFNNRWR from the coding sequence ATGAGAAACCTGCTATTTCCACTGCTGATAATTATAAATACCGGAGGATTTTCATTGTGTGCACAGGAATATATGGTGTCCGGTAAGGTACTGGACGCAAAACTGCAGCCTGTAGCTTTTGCCACAGTACGGTTAAAGGGGCAACCAACAGGACAGTTTACAAAAGAGGATGGAAGTTATGCGCTTTCCTTGCCTAAGGGGATTTATGAACTGGTGGTAACCATGCTGGGCTACCAGGCCCAGGTGGTAAAAATTGTAGTGGATAAAGACAATGTACAACGGCATATTATTTTAACAGACGCCGTAAAGTTGCTGGATGATGTAACGGTGTCTTCACGATTTAAAGACCATGCCGCAGATTATATCCGGGAGGTGATCCGCCGGAAAGACGCTATTGAGGCGGCGCATGGCGCTTATTCGGTGATGCTTTACATTAAAGCGGTACAGATAGATTCGTTGCGACAGCGGGCAAAGAAAAATAAACCAGACAAGGATACGGTGCGTAATACTATCGATCCATTGCTGAAGCAAATGGCCATGGCCGAGCTTTCGGTAAAGCTGGACTATGAATCTATGAATCGTTTCAAAGAAGAGCGATTGGGCGTGGCAAAGCGTGGGAATGTGGGGCGGTTGTTTCGGCTGACCATAACGGATGGTACATTTAACCTGTATGATAACCTTATGAAAGTGCCATCGGTTGCGGTAACACCTTTTCTGTCGCCGGTAAGCTACAGCGGGATGATCGCGTATCGGTTTAAAACCTTAAAAACAGAGGCCTATGGGAATCACCGCAAATATACAATAGCCGTTATACCCGGCAAACTCAGCAATGCTACTATTTCCGGTAAAATTGTGATCGATGACAGTTTATGGGTTATTCATGAAGCGCATTTTACATTGCCAAAGTATCACCTGGCGGACTATGATTATTTTGAGGTTGATCAACGTTATGGCTTTACTGATAGCGCCTGGATGTTGCAGCGGGAAACATTTACTTATTATTCAAAACGCAACAAGGGAACCATATCCGGCACTACAACGGTTGCTTATAAAGATTACCAGTTGCGAAAAAAATTTGAAAGGAATTATTTCGGGACGGAGCTCAGTGCAGCCACTGTTGAAGCTTACCGGCGCGACAGTAATTTCTGGAAGCAGGCAAGAACGGAGCCCCTGACCTCAAAGGAGCTGGAGTTTATAAAATACAGGGACAGTATTTATACGGTTACCCATAGCAAGGCCTACCTGGATTCCGTTGACAGGGCATTGAATAAGGTCACCCTGGGAAAGCTCCTCTATAAAGGGCAGCCATTAAGTGATCATGAGAAAGGAACAATAGTTAGCTTCCCCGCACTTAGTATGATGATCAACCCTTTTGCAGTTGGTGGCCTGCGGTTGATGCTGCCCGTACGCTATAATAAGGTGGATCCGGTTACACGAAAAACATGGAATATTTATGGTGATGTCAACTATGGCTTCCTGAATAAGGATGTAAACGGACGTTTGCAACTGAGCCACAAATACAATCCTTTTACGCAGGCAAATTATACCGTTTCACTGGTACGCGATTTTGCCAGTTTTTTTGAAGGCGATGCATGGATCAATCAATTGAAAAGAGTTAATTATTACCTGGATAATTCGATCAATATAGGCTGGGGAAGGGAACTGGTGAACGGGCTGCACCTGAATGCGAAAATGGGAATATCTTTACGAAGAAGCCTTGCAGGGTATAAAACCTACAGCTTTATCGACAGTCTTTCCAAAGATGTGGGAGAAGGGGATAATAAGGTCAAAAACTTTGATCCTTATAATGCTTTTTACAGCGATCTTTCGCTGCGATACACTCCGTTTCAGCCCTATATCCGGGAGCCAAATGAAAAGATCATCCTGAATTCAAAGTGGCCCACCGCATTTATAAACTGGCGTAAGGGGGTTCCCGGTCTGTTCAACAGTAAAGTGCACTTTGATTACCTCGAATTTGGGTTCGATCAAACGCTGAAGCTGGGCCTGGCGGGCGTTTCTTCGTATACCATTAAAACGGGCTCTTTTCTGAATGCAAAAGAGTTGAGTGTGGTGGACTATAAATACCAACGCCGGGGCGACCCCATACTGTTCATGAACCCTTCAAATGCCTTCCAGTCGCTGGATTCAACGTTCCCGGTTTTTAAGCGCTTTTACGAAGCGCATTACCTGCATGAGTTTAACGGGGCTATTCTGAATAAGATTCCTTTATTAAAAAAGATCGGTTTGCGGGAAGTGATCGGCGGCGGATTCCTGGTGGCGCCGGAGAAAAACCTGCGGTACGGAGAAGCCTACGCGGGTATAGAACGTGTTATAAAAGTGCCGCTGCTGAATATTGGGAAAGTAAAGCTGGGGATTTATACGGTTGGTTCTCTATCCAACCAGTTCAGGCATCCGGTTCAGTTTAAGGTGGGGCTTACTACCTGGGATCTTTTCAATAACCGCTGGCGCTGA
- a CDS encoding PhoH family protein → MTETIINLETVNPIDFFGVNNNKLDLLKKKFPLLKILSRGTQLKLSGAPEQIAEATEKINLLVSYIERNGPLSENYFDQILGGDDAETIDHFQERNPNEVLVFGPNGKSVRARTANQKRLVQEAEKNDILFAIGPAGTGKTYTAVALAVRALKNKQVKKIILTRPAVEAGESLGFLPGDLKEKIDPYLRPLYDALDDMIPADKLGYYMTTRTIEIAPLAYMRGRTLDNAFIILDEAQNATDLQLKMFLTRIGANAKAIITGDMTQVDLPRNQTSGLQTAVRILQNIPGISHIELDEEDVVRHRLVKAIIKAYHKEHEQGQERRDQKEFTKSHR, encoded by the coding sequence TTGACAGAAACAATTATTAACCTGGAAACCGTAAACCCCATCGACTTTTTCGGGGTCAACAACAACAAACTGGACCTACTAAAGAAAAAATTTCCGCTACTTAAAATTTTGTCGAGAGGCACTCAATTAAAACTGAGCGGCGCGCCCGAGCAAATTGCAGAAGCAACAGAAAAAATAAATCTCCTTGTTTCTTATATTGAGCGGAATGGTCCGTTGAGTGAAAATTATTTTGACCAAATACTGGGTGGAGACGATGCAGAGACCATCGACCATTTCCAGGAGCGGAACCCTAATGAAGTTTTAGTATTCGGCCCCAACGGGAAATCAGTAAGGGCACGCACCGCCAATCAAAAGCGGCTGGTTCAGGAAGCGGAGAAAAATGATATTCTTTTTGCCATCGGGCCAGCGGGCACCGGTAAAACCTATACCGCGGTAGCCCTGGCAGTACGGGCATTAAAGAATAAACAGGTAAAAAAGATCATCCTTACCCGCCCTGCGGTGGAAGCGGGCGAAAGCCTGGGTTTTTTGCCCGGCGATTTAAAGGAAAAAATTGACCCTTACCTGCGACCCTTGTATGATGCGCTGGATGATATGATCCCGGCAGACAAACTGGGTTATTATATGACAACGCGCACCATCGAGATTGCTCCTTTGGCCTATATGCGGGGACGGACCTTAGATAATGCCTTTATTATCCTGGATGAGGCACAGAACGCTACCGATCTGCAGCTCAAAATGTTTTTAACGCGTATCGGCGCTAATGCTAAAGCGATTATTACGGGGGATATGACGCAGGTAGACCTGCCGCGTAACCAAACCAGCGGCTTACAGACCGCCGTGCGTATCTTACAGAACATTCCCGGCATCAGTCATATTGAGCTGGATGAGGAAGACGTGGTACGGCACCGGCTGGTGAAAGCAATCATAAAAGCATATCATAAAGAACACGAACAGGGCCAGGAACGCCGGGATCAAAAAGAATTTACAAAGAGCCACAGGTAA
- a CDS encoding nuclear transport factor 2 family protein: MKRIYLYALFLLFSAASCGPRNSDKESTSDSDIDAARNFIQAALKGNFNDAKKFMLNDTENVEKLDAASRIQRTPDEKQGLWDASINIHERKLLNDSTSIIVYSNSYYKNNRDTLKVIKHDGNWLVDFKYLFKHDDPVAAPAK, translated from the coding sequence ATGAAAAGGATTTATTTATACGCTTTGTTCCTGTTGTTTTCAGCAGCCTCCTGCGGACCCCGCAACAGCGACAAAGAAAGCACCAGTGATTCCGATATTGATGCTGCACGTAATTTTATACAGGCCGCATTAAAAGGCAATTTCAATGATGCGAAAAAATTCATGCTGAATGATACGGAAAATGTGGAAAAGCTGGATGCCGCATCCCGCATACAGCGCACGCCTGACGAAAAACAAGGGCTCTGGGATGCCAGTATAAATATTCATGAACGCAAACTGCTCAACGACTCTACCAGCATTATCGTTTATTCAAATTCCTATTATAAAAACAACAGGGATACTTTAAAAGTTATAAAACACGACGGCAACTGGCTGGTAGATTTTAAATATCTTTTTAAACATGACGACCCCGTAGCTGCCCCCGCCAAATAG
- a CDS encoding inorganic diphosphatase produces the protein MATITHPWHGVSYGAGAPEVVNTIIEIPEGSRAKYEIDKETGLLKLDRVIYSSFHYPVNYGFIPQTLGQDHDPLDILVLCSQTIRSFCLVRAKVIGNMQMIDSGERDDKIIAVAIDDPSVNHYENIDELPHHFLLEMRNFFEQYKVLESKKVEIDTFQDKETALSIISEAIQYYKEKLSTLVK, from the coding sequence ATGGCTACTATTACCCACCCCTGGCATGGCGTTAGCTATGGAGCCGGAGCACCTGAAGTGGTGAACACAATCATCGAGATCCCTGAAGGTTCACGCGCAAAATATGAAATTGACAAAGAAACGGGCTTGCTAAAACTGGACCGCGTTATTTATTCATCGTTCCATTACCCGGTCAACTATGGCTTTATTCCGCAAACACTGGGGCAGGACCATGACCCATTGGATATATTGGTACTTTGTTCCCAAACCATCCGCTCGTTTTGCCTGGTAAGGGCAAAGGTAATTGGCAACATGCAGATGATTGACAGTGGTGAGCGCGATGATAAAATTATTGCAGTTGCCATTGATGATCCTTCGGTAAATCACTATGAAAATATTGACGAGCTGCCGCATCATTTTCTACTGGAAATGCGCAATTTCTTTGAACAATATAAAGTACTGGAAAGTAAAAAAGTGGAAATAGATACTTTCCAGGATAAAGAAACCGCCCTTTCAATTATTTCGGAGGCCATTCAATATTATAAAGAAAAATTGAGCACCCTGGTCAAATAG